One Solanum pennellii chromosome 10, SPENNV200 genomic region harbors:
- the LOC107002457 gene encoding serine/threonine-protein kinase Nek6-like, which produces METQKSDTDNKVDDYEVLEQLGKRTFGTAFLVLHRTEKKKYVLKKIPLAKQTEKSKRTAHQEMNLIAKLNHPYMFEYKDAWVDKESCICIVADYCEDGNVAEIIKKSRGAFFPEEKLCKWLTQLLLALEYLHSKRVQHRDLKLCNIFITKDNDIRLGDFGLAKLLDAEGLASVVPGTPNGMCPELLSGIPYGYKSDIWSLGCCMFEIAAHQPPFRAADKTALINKINRGLFSPIPIIYSSTLKQIIKSMLRKNPEHRPTAAELLRHQHLQPYLLLCHNPSSVFLPVKSPSSTKEKTRSSPGKSVSPRESKDRQLKLKEKRTVLYFNESDNIQPRNLSDNLLSCHNPSSVFLPVKSPSSTKEKTRPSPGKSITPRDSRDRQLKLKEKRTVLYFDESDNVQPRNLSDNYNTFRAKIETKRVDPTSYSVRISQDSEDSKSGEMSEAAVCNGYDQPETISQAETTITPSSSSSRAKIWSEEQEHASPEHVRRFEEDDRKSSKTKELEVLSSPLDNEEADIVECISEKCSRMTLSNGRSNDKTRCYDEESTSSNSQPAKPDTEAAPRCYAAETENGSECIEVTIDCMSSESDGSLLHKDELEKKTTMVCDSKQSKKDALRALDDKVSQLKSLAALASKEDKDDWGNPTLQRAEALESLLEVCARLLKQEKIDELAGVLKPFGDDGMSSRETAIWLTKSLMTAQKLSKGS; this is translated from the exons ATGGAGACTCAGAAGAGTGATACTGATAACAAGGTTGATGATTATGAAGTGTTAGAACAGTTGGGAAAAAGAACTTTTGGAACTGCATTTCTTGTTCTCCATCGAACTGAGAAGAAGAA GTATGTTCTGAAGAAGATTCCATTAGCAAAACAAACAGAAAAGTCCAAGCGCACTGCACATCAGGAG ATGAATTTGATAGCTAAACTCAACCATCCATATATGTTTGAGTACAAAGATGCTTGGGTGGACAAG gAAAGCTGTATATGCATCGTCGCCGATTATTGCGAAGATGGAAATGT GGCAGAGATCATAAAGAAGTCTAGAGGAGCATTTTTCCCTGAAGAG AAACTCTGCAAATGGCTGACTCAGCTATTGTTAGCTTTGGAGTATCTGCATTCCAAACGTGTTCAGCATAGAGACCTCAAG TTATgtaacatattcatcacaaagGATAACGACATCAGGTTAG GTGATTTTGGCTTAGCAAAATTGCTCGATGCAGAAGGCCTTGCTTCCGTG GTACCTGGCACTCCGAACGGCATGTGCCCTGAGCTCCTTTCTGGTATACCCTATGGCTACAAATCTGATATATGGTCACTTG GATGCTGCATGTTTGAGATTGCTGCACATCAACCACCATTTAGAGCTGCT GACAAGACTGCACTTATCAACAAAATAAACCGGGGTTTGTTCTCACCAATTCCGATTATATACTCCTCCACCTT GAAACAGATAATCAAAAGCATGCTAAGGAAAAATCCAGAACACAGACCTACA GCTGCCGAGTTGTTAAGGCATCAACATTTGCAACCATACCTCCTCTTATGTCACAACCCTTCATCTGTGTTCCTTCCTGTGAAGTCACCGAGCAGCACGAAAGAGAAAACACGATCATCCCCTGGAAAATCTGTCAGTCCAAGAGAGAGCAAAGACAGACAGCTGAAGCTAAAAGAGAAAAGAACTGTCCTTTActtcaatgaaagtgataacaTCCAGCCAAGAAACTTATCAGATAACCTCTTGTCGTGTCACAACCCTTCATCTGTGTTTCTTCCTGTGAAGTCCCCAAGCAGCACGAAAGAGAAAACACGACCATCACCTGGAAAATCCATCACTCCGAGAGATAGCAGAGACAGACAGCTGAagttaaaagagaaaagaaCTGTCCTTTACTTTGATGAAAGTGATAATGTCCAGCCAAGAAACTTGTCAGATAATTATAACACGTTCCGAGCTAAAATTGAGACTAAGAGAGTTGATCCAACAAGCTACTCAGTTAGGATCTCTCAAGATAGTGAGGATTCTAAAAGTGGGGAGATGAGTGAGGCAGCTGTTTGCAATGGATATGATCAACCGGAGACCATCTCGCAAGCAGAAACTACTATCACTCCAAGCTCTTCAAGTTCAAGGGCAAAAATATGGTCCGAGGAACAAGAGCATGCTTCTCCGGAGCATGTTAGACGATTTGAAGAGGATGATAGGAAGAGTAGCAAGACAAAAGAACTTGAGGTGTTGAGCAGTCCACTGGACAATGAGGAAGCAGATATAGTAGAATGTATCTCCGAAAAGTGTAGCAGAATGACATTGTCTAATGGAAGATCCAACGATAAAACACGATGCTATGATGAAGAAAGCACTTCATCAAATTCACAGCCAGCAAAACCAGATACAGAGGCAGCACCAAGATGCTATGCTGCTGAAACTGAAAATGGTAGCGAGTGTATAGAAGTTACTATTGACTGCATGTCATCTGAAAGTGATGGTTCACTTCTACATAAAGACGAGCTAGAAAAGAAAACAACCATGGTTTGTGACAGCAAACAGTCCAAGAAAGATGCTCTTCGAGCACTGGATGATAAGGTGTCACAGCTCAAGTCACTAGCCGCGTTAGCTAGTAAGGAGGACAAAGACGATTGGGGGAATCCTACTTTACAAAGAGCTGAAGCTTTAGAGTCTCTTTTGGAGGTCTGTGCACGACTACTTAAGCAGGAAAAAATCGATGAGCTTGCTGGTGTGTTGAAACCATTCggagatgatggaatgtcaTCTAGAGAGACAGCAATCTGGTTGACTAAAAGTCTCATGACTGCACAAAAATTGTCCAAGGGGTCATGA
- the LOC107032183 gene encoding protein POLYCHOME: MAEGRDRLSRQEDPIDIYSRRRRSMGRGGIEIFEDESPESSSRAPIQTTAEAGRMAGTSGGRGGIGRIGFGSPRNRRGRNSLRTPARVIGRQNISPAGQGRNRGRHSVLPAWYPRTPLRDITSIVRAIERTRARLRESEGEQLESVVPQDHTDLGPSESTSGAQLEHTDSLITPRPKTRSSYHTRSVGKVPKILLDITNQSTSEDAECLTPQRKLLNSIDTVEKHVMEELHKLKRTPSARKQERDKRVKTLMSMR; this comes from the exons atggCCGAAGGAAGAGACAGATTATCTAGGCAAGAAGACCCAATAGACATATACAGTCGTCGACGGAGGTCAATGGGCAGAGGTGGCATTGAGATCTTCGAGGATGAATCACCAGAAAGCTCTTCCAGAGCTCCTATACAGACTACAGCAGAAGCAGGGAGAATGGCAGGCACCAGCGGTGGCCGTGGTGGTATTGGAAGGATAGGTTTTGGGTCACCAAGAAATAGGCGTGGACGAAACTCGCTTCGAACTCCAGCCAGGGTGATTGGTCGTCAGAACATTTCGCCAGCAGGCCAGGGGAGAAATCGAGGGCGTCACAGTGTCCTTCCAGCTTGGTATCCAAGAACTCCTCTCCGTGATATTACTTCCATTGTCAGG GCCATTGAAAGAACAAGAGCTCGCTTGAGAGAAAGTGAAGGTGAACAACTTGAGAGTGTTGTACCCCAGGACCATACTGATCTTGGTCCTTCTGAATCAACATCAGGTGCTCAACTTGAGCACACTGATTCTTTGATCACGCCACGTCCAAAAACCAGAAGCAGCTACCATACCAGATCTGTTGGTAAAGTGCCAAAGATATTGCTTGATATCACCAATCAGAGTACTTCAGAAGACGCTGAATGCCTCACACCACAAAGAAAGCTGCTGAACTCAATTGACACTGTTGAGAAACATGTTATGGAAGAGCTGCATAAATTGAAGAGGACCCCAAGTGCCAGGAAACAAGAGAGGGACAAAAGAGTTAAAACTTTAATGTCGATGCGCTGA